The following coding sequences are from one Pararge aegeria chromosome 13, ilParAegt1.1, whole genome shotgun sequence window:
- the LOC120628965 gene encoding glutathione S-transferase theta-1-like, which yields MVLKLYLDLMSQPSRALYILFKSAKCDFEKKLVDLRKGEHFTDEFTAINRLQKVPVIEHDGFILTESVAIIKYLSRENLIPDVLYPKESKLQARVDEFFEWQHLGLRLHCAMFFRVKILDPTFTGKAPDAKILLGYEKRMISALETFEKHWLHNGTQFVAGDTITVADLLAACELEQPRAAGYEPADNFKGISTWWKKVREHFNPYYDEAHVVINKVTEKNKLAAKL from the exons atggttCTAAAGTTGTATTTAGATTTGATGTCCCAGCCATCAAGagcattatacattttattcaaaAGTGCGAAGTGCGATTTTGAAAAAAAGTTAGTTGACTTGAGAAAAG GTGAACATTTTACTGATGAGTTTACAGCAATAAATAGACTTCAAAAAGTTCCGGTTATTGAACATGATGGATTTATTTTGACTGAAAG tgttgCAATAATCAAATATCTGTCCCGCGAGAATCTTATACCAGATGTCTTGTACCCCAAGGAAAGCAAGTTGCAGGCAAGGGTTGATGAGTTTTTTGAATGGCAACACCTTGGATTAAGACTACATTGCGCAATGTTCTTCAGAGTCAAG ATTCTGGACCCAACTTTTACGGGTAAAGCGCCAGATGCTAAAATTCTGTTGGGCTATGAAAAGAGGATGATATCCGCCTTGGAAACGTTTGAAAAGCATTGGCTTCATAATGGCACCCAGTTTGTTGCCGGTGACACCATCACTGTGGCAGACTTGCTGGCGGCATGCGAGTTGGAGCAACcaa GAGCTGCAGGCTACGAACCTGCTGATAACTTTAAGGGTATATCAACATGGTGGAAGAAGGTTCGAGAACATTTCAACCCTTACTACGACGAGGCACACGTGGTTATTAACAAAGTTACCGAAAAAAATAAGCTAGCTGCAAAGCTGTGa